In Drosophila busckii strain San Diego stock center, stock number 13000-0081.31 chromosome 3R, ASM1175060v1, whole genome shotgun sequence, the sequence AGAGCCAaagtaaatattcaaaatatattttgtttcccaaataaaatgtaatataacGTGCTTAGACTGCACATAAAGATAGATAACTTGCATCTTAAAGTTATATTGAACCACTGTGTAATTGTAGATAACAATAGAAATAATGAAAGACAAGCTGGAAATGGAAAACAGTCGCAAATCGTCGACAGCGCCATCAACCGTATACGAAATGGAAGTGGACGAGTCCGAGTTTAATGATCCCTTCCAGCAGCTCATGGAAAAAGTCGGCAATCATGGCCGCTATCAGACGTTTAACAATTATGTGCTGGTGGGCGGTCTAAGCTTCAGCGGCGCCATGATCTACATGAATATAATACTAGCGTTGAATATACCCGATCACTGGTGCACCGTGCCGGGCAGAGAGCAAACAAACTATACGCTGGATCAATGGCGCAATCTAACGCTACCCAAGTGAGTGCCTAGCAAATAGTTGCTATAAATAGtaatttgtaaatgtttttccCTTTGGCCTTCCCTTGGCAGGCAAACAGACAATCGCGGCAAGGAGACGTTTAGTACCTGCGAAATGTACGATACGAACTTTACAGAGATTCAAGATTGGACGCACTGGAACATGAGCCAGCGCAGCAACGAGACCACAGGTAAGCCCACaccatacatatattatgAGCAGCTTTTGTAGCAATTTAAGTTTGCTGCGCGGCGGCAGCAGTCGTATAAATTCTTACAACTTTTCACTCTAATACATTTTATGGGCTTGGGCTTGTAGTTTGCCAGAATGGCTGGACCTATGACCAGACGTGGTACGACAGCACAATACCCACGCAGGAGAACTGGGTATGCGCCAAGGATTTGTTTGTAACGAATGTGTTTGTTGTGGGCCGCATTACGGAAGTGGTCGGCTCATTTATATTTGGACAATTGGGCGATTCGTAAGTGAAGCGAAAAGTTGCGCGTGCACATCTAATtggtaattgaatttttttgcgAATTTGCTTGCACAGCTATGGACGGCGATTAGTGTTCTATATAAGCGTCGTCTTCTGCTCGGTGGGACGCTTTGGCACAATACTGAGCACGAGCTCTTACACTTGGTTCCAGGTCATGTCCAGCATTGTGGGCCTCAGCGTCAACAGTCTGTTTCAATCGCCACAAATTATTGGCATGGAAATCTCCAGGGAGTAAGTTtcgacagcaaacaaaaagcgcacaaaatagaaaaacttttgctctaACTAACTTTTGTCCACTTGGGGCACACCCCCACttccactcacacacacacacacaataggGAGGATCGCAGTCGCATTGCTTTCTTTCAGAGCGTGGGCTGGTCCGTGGGCACGACGCTGATGCCGCTTCTGTTCTGGTGGCTGCGCGATTGGTACTCCTTTATGTGGCTATCCTCGCTGCCCACGGCgctgattttaattttcttcaaGTAAGTGTGTcggagagaaagagagagcgagacttTCCAATCAACGATTTTTGCAcattcttttgttgttgctacgtTTGTTGCTTAGGTTTATCATTGAATCACCGCGCTGGTTGATTAGCAAGCAACGCTTCGCTGATGCCATTGTGCAGCTCAAGAAGATAGCCAAAATTAATGGACGCGAATTCGATGTGACGGAGAAGCAGCTGGCGGATATCTACAGTCGGAACACCAGCGAGGCCACCTATGGCATTGCCTCACTGTTCGCTGGCTGGCGCCTGGCGCGCAATACCATCATCATGGGCTTCAGCTGGTGAGTGGGCAGCACAAGctgaatttgcattttcaacaaTTCCAACTGACGCTTGATTTCCCCTATGCCGGCTCTTAGGTGCGTCGTCGCTGTCTCCTATTTCACATTGGTGCTATTCAGTTCGCGCATGGCGGGCAATCCGTTTCTAAACTTTTTGTACCAGAGCATTGTGGAAATACCCGCCTATGTGGTGGGCAAGTACATGGGTAAGTGGACGGACAGCAAACTGATTGGCTGGCCTGCCTGCAAACGCTTTGTTTCTagttcaattttttttctgttgcttgCAGGCGACAAATTCGGTCGACGCTTTACCAATTCGATGTCTTTTCTCGTATCCTTTGGCATCTGCCTGCCCATCATTGCGTTGGCGCCGCACGAGGAGTACGAGTGGCTGATGATCTTTTTGGCCACGGCCATCAAGTTCCTCAATGCGTTGACCTTCTTTCTGGCCAATCTGCAGTGCATGGAAATCTATCCCACATGCATGCGTCAAACGGGCATTGCCCTGGGCACCATTCTGGCCAATGCCATTGGCGTGCTGGCACCCTATCTGGTGTATCTGGGCACCACGGTGGATATACGCGCTCCTTACTATATACTGGGCACACTCTTTCTGCTGGGCGGAACCGGTGCTCTCTTCTTGCCAGAGACGCTGCACAAGCGGCTGCCAGACTCGATGGAGGAGGCCAAGAACTTTGGCAGACACGATGTAAGCTCCGGcgtcatttaatttataatctaAATTATGTAAAGCAGCCGTAGcctaatttcatttttcacaaatttaatttacagaaATTCTTCAGTCTGCCAAAAGCGCCGCCGGCCCAAGACGTCAAGCTGGCGTCACAGCCGGAGCTAACCAAGCTGAATAAGCCAGAGTTTAGGCCTTAAAGCTAAATCAGCTCTTTGCATTTACATACGCATGgagcattggcattggcattggctatGGCAATTGATTTGCCTCAATACCCCAATGTTCCCACACTGCTGTCGTTGTGATGTTATATTAAGTAcaacccccaaccccacccctGCCCCAACAAGTATTGTCAATaaagtgttgttgttatacCTACAAAAACAGGCTTTCACTTGTGCACAAACATGTGTAGGCAACTGTAATAAGCCCAGGCATAAATCACCGAGACGCCGCTGAGCATGAATGAAATCTCTGCAATGAGTTTATCAGCGCATCTGTCAGATATTTACAAATTACCTGAGATACCCCCCCCCCTGCCATAGCCCCCAGCATCAccatctgtctgtctgactgtgcgtgtgtgtgtgtgagtgtgtaagTGCTTTAGGTATGCCTACTaatgctctggctgctgctgctgtggctaatttaataaatggcTCGCTAtacacacgctgcgtatgagtaatgtgcGCGTTTGCCACCTGATTTATGCCAGTTATGTATCAATTTTTATCGCCAACTGCAAAAATGCGTTACACACGCGCGCTCCACAAAGCTTGCAAAGTGTTAAACTGTAAGCAGAcacttacaacaacaataagcacaacagcaacagacagcAGCTCAACAATGAGCAATGCTAAGCAGACATCAACAACGAAGGCTTTATACTCTGTACAAAAACACAGTGGAATACGACTTTAGTTTGctctaaatttaaacaaaatgttgccataACTTCTTTGCAGATTAATCATTTAGCTcagcaataacattttattcatcaaaacaattaaagctatatttgatattttaagaAATTCCATGACAATGACTAGTGTACCAAATCATTATTACAAATATGCCATCATTATAAGCAACACACATTTTTCGTTTGACAACAAAAACTGCCACTAAGTAGTTATACCCCAAACTCACTGGCAAAACACACAACTtgtatttctttctttttttcgaCTGCAGCAGGCAGGCGAAGGCAACAACGTGTAACTTTTATGCGCCAAGGTGTTTCGTTTTTcaagttatttattatgatttatttgccAATGTGGCACGCTGCTGTGGCAGCGTAGAAGACTGCTACTGCGTCTCGAACTAAGCTCAAGCTGGAGTTGAAGTCCTTTCAGTGCTGGCCTGCAGCAGCGataagtaaattgtttatCCTACTTGTGAGTTATGTGCGCTGACTAGCAGTCAAccaagccaggccaggccagcccaagccaagccaaaaccAAGCCAAGGCAGTCGACGAAGCATTCAGCTTGATGATCATGTTGATGTGCTTAGTCCAGGCGCCTTAATGGCACTGGCAGCCAGCTAACATTGTTATGCTTTCATAAACAGCTGAGCGTAATTTTCTGATAAGCCAACTGCCAaggctgtatgtgtgtgtgggtgtgcgcgcgtgtgtgtgtgtatttgtgctgctggctatttgtttcaatttatcATAAAAGGCAACGCCGGAAGTCAACCAAGTTGCAGTTGAATGAACGTCAGACGACGAGCTGGCAAGCTTTGGCTTAAGACGCTGGATTTTGAGGCATTTGAGGCTTGACTTGGGCACTTTAAGACGTCGcaactgcataaatattatgcactCTGCCGACGCtagtaatgaaaataaatgtcgCCGCATTAGCATTAGCAGAGCCGCAATTAAGGGGAAAACAAATTGCGCCTCAAAGCAGGCAACACATTTTTGCTttgagctgccgctgcccctgccgctgctgctgctgagttaTAAACTATTTCCAAGAAGCTCTTCATAACTCAGTCAATTGAGTATGaataaaactatttgcaatatttcatGCAGCGCACAAAATCCAGTGAAGCGCAAcagaagcataaaaaataatgcaacagCAGTGATTGCGCTTTATTTGTGATAATAAAACATTCCATGGCAGCCGGGACAACGACAAGGACAACGGCAACGAGGACAACGACACGATTTCAATAGAGCTCTGTGTAAAATCGAACCGCGAAACTGTAACAAACTGCGCGTTGTTGCaacagaagcagaagcagaagcagcagcagcggtaaTAACAAAAGTCAGAGTCTGAGCCTGGGAGCAAAGGTCTCGAGTCTTCGACCTGACGCCGGATGCGATTGCGGATTCGCGTACATTGCCAGGCGCAAAATATGGCAAGCAGCTGatagaatatttaaacagcaaatattaaagaaaaacatgTGAAAATAAGAATGCGCTGTGTTGATGGTGGAaatggcggtggcggtggcggcggcaatgACGGTGGCTGTTTGCCTGCTGGCTGCTGACTGTTTTGGAAGTGAGATTGTTCGGGTTGCTAGCAGCAGGATTTACTGCATATTTCATGTTCACAACGAACCAATTTTACGCTCTTCAAATCCTATTAGTCAATGGCCCTTTGGGGAAGATGCAGCACCAGCTCTAGTCAAGCCAGCTGTTTGCCTCGCAAGCCCAAAAGAGTTGAGAGCGCGGGTGGTGGATGCACaacccagccagccaaccacccaaccacccagccATCCACCCCACTACccactgctgttgttgcactcATTGTGATTTACTTATAGACACATGTATATAAAGTAATGCTCGTGCTCAGGCGTTGGCGtcggcgatggcgatggcaaCTGCTGGCGCAGGTCAGCTTAGTTTGCCTGGTATTTCCGCACGattatgcacatgtgtgtgtgtgtgtgtatgtgagtgtatGTGGCTGTGGGTTCTCTGAGCTTAGCTGAAGCTACAGTAAGGGCCCTCATCAATCTCGTTGCTTAAGAGCATGAATTATGCAAAACGTGCAAAATGCAAACGGaaattaaaatctataaaaaaaataaagctaaattaaatccGCTAGccacacacattcatacacacgcatacacccacacaacacaacaaaattcaCAGTTCGTTAGACAATTGTGCGTTGCTGGGGGTGCTTcgaatcaaatgcaaataaaacaataaatattgataagaaattttaatataatttaagccaGCAGTcagtaaaacatttttatttgatttttttgctgccgcaCATTGTCTCTGTGGGGCAGCTGTTGCAAAAAACAAACCTTaacttttgctatatttttttggctgctgctgctgctgcctacaACGTTGtcctttattaatttaacagtCTACCGCTGCGCCTTTGACAACAACTTGAACCACAACTGCCAACgtccccacacacacacacacacacacacacacacacacaaaaacacatgCCGAGTCAAGCTATGCATTTTTCATTAGATTTTTGGCCTTTGTGCCCATCGCAATCACAATCAACAGAGCCatagccagagccagagccagagctacATGCACCTGCATATACATAGGGAGAGTCAGCTGTGTAGTTGTAAGCTTTAACTCCTCTTTACCCCAGACAGTCGCAGGCTACACTTGAACTTACAATGACACGTTCACAGTTCGAACTTTGAGGCACAAAACTctctgcatatttatttggcaTGCCTGTGGGCAAACTTCAATACCACACACATCGATGTGCTCATGTCTGTGTGCTGatttttacaaattgcttTCATTAGTTTTAATGGACTTGTCTGACATTTTTcataagcatattttatatggCTGCCTGTAGttaaagttggcagcagcagcaacagcagcatcatgtgcatgtgcatgtgcatttTGTAGTCAAAGTCATaacatttgtaaatttgttgctaaaaacatacacttttattaaattgaaatggtTCGTTAcgagttttaaatataattttgatttaatttgctgcaaaaaGTGCCACAAACCAGTTGACATGTAAAATTCTAGCTTAACtgcttgctaaatatttattatttgtataaatagctacaactataactatatatatagatatatatatatgtaagtgtgtgtgtgtgtgtatatgcataAGCTATGTGGTCAATTCATACAatagaatataaatatgcacaagttatatattttcaacacGAGTTTAAACAACATATTCAATACGCTTACAGCTGCTATTTGTTATTCATAGATTTTGACATGCATTTTTATCTGCATTGTTGCATTGTTTAGTTATTGCTTAAACacttaaaaatgcaaattgatatacagtatttttttaattgtaaacataaatattgatGGCTAACCAataactttatatatgtataaacttatgctatgtatatatatgtgtatactacaatatataaatttgtcatTTATTGTATCgatctttttgtttaattgctgaACACACTGTGATAGCcttttatgcaataaaattgttggcaaCTCTTTTAGAgcttttcgttttgcttttgctattgctattgctttttcttttgattGTGCACTTTTGGCCAAGTGGGAATTATTTGTCAATTGCTTATGCATTAAACTAAGCTAACTATGTGTATGGCAACTTAAATGCATACATTTAACTTATATGTAAAACAAGAAGAATCTTAtcgacgtatacgtaatgtttGCGTTAACTTAAATTGTGACTGCAACTTAAcagtttaaatgcaaaacataaaattaatataattgctattattgtaaaatgtctgctgctgtttttgctgttgtgtgttgttgttgttgtctctctGTAGCTCTGTAGTATAtgctgtattttatatatgtagttaaaaagttatgtatgtatgtattaagcTGGCACGCAATTTAACAGTTGACTGCCTATATTgcctatatttaatttcaccTTTTTTTcactgtttgcattttatttatttgtttgtttgtttgtttgtctataCTATTTCACTATGGCTGGTTCGGttgataaatttcaaaatgaatttccattgcatttaatttcatttatatactAGTAGCAGGTAGTGTTCCAAAATTTTCACATGCACAATGAGACAAAACTTAATTGtatgctaaaacaaaaaactaaaatgaaatacaaagtGTGCAATCAGACTTGGCGCTTCGCGTTTTTAACTGCTAATTGAGAGcaagcaagtggcaagtggcatcgattgcacacacaaaacgcAATTGTGATAAACGCCAACGCAAACCTGCTCTGCCTGCGCCTGCAAAATGTTTTGCCAACGGAAATGGCAACGGAAGTACAGGCACGCATGCAGCGTTTAATAGTCCTGGCCATGGTCATGAccatggctttggctttggctttggctttggctttggcactTGCTATTTGGCATTTCGGTGCGTGCACGTAGCCGCgcaaatgtttcaattttGGCAGCTCCATAAGGCGTCGCAGacatttaataacaaatgccaTTGTCAGACAAAACATGACATTTGCGAGAGTGCAAATTGCGAAAGGACATGCAGGACACTtgctgtgtgagtgtgtgtgcgtctcaCAGTTTGCTGCCTTTTGGGCATAACggggcaaacaaaattatcaacgaaaatggcaaatgctttTTGCACGAGCTGCCCCCAActtcaaaaatgcaaatcgcATTTGGCCAGCGTcaacttgcaattaaaatgcaaaaaagccAACGGCAAACCGAGCCTCTCACTCCACACtcaaaaaaatgccaaagaacGTAATCGATGcagtgcgagagcgagaaagagagtgagagtaagagcgagagagtgagagcgagtgcgagcgCGAGTGAGTTAAGCAATTTGTCGGTTTTGTCTGTAGTATGTGTGCAGTGTCTGCGGTTTGGGCCAAGTTTGCCAGCGCGCCATTTTGCATAGTGTGTGCATGCATGCGTGCAacgcgtatgtatgtgtgtgtgtgtgtgtttgctttagcgCTAAGCTTGTTGGAATTTTGCGTTTTGTCAACATACTCCGACTAGCTGCACTTGCCgcgtttaaataattgaaggCTGGTTTATTGAATGCAGCGCATAGTTTGGTTTGATTTGCTGGTTGCGAAAGTTTTGTgattaatttcaatgcttgCTAATGGCTCTAAAATCAGTATGaaatatatagatttatatatatatatagatgtatgTATAGCTAGCTTTTTGTCTATTTGCATGCTAAAGTAAGTGTAAATAATTCACGCTAAGTTGTTAAGTAATTGCTGCGGCTGTGGTtcgggttggggttggggttgggagTTTACATTTCGGACTTATGGTATAtactaattacaattattgcTTTTCATACACTCCATAGATAGATGTACTTAACTTAGACTAATCAATATCACCGTTACACCGACTTAACTAAATTCGTATTGCTTGCTTAACGTGTGTACCACCATCACCTGATGCCAACTGTTTAAGGCTAGAGAGCTTAAGGCTAAATGTGTAAATCTTATGCAGCATCAATGCTGATAACCGTATCCTAGGGATGCTTCGTATAATTATTCAACGGCATGTCGTTGGCCAGACTGTGCGCCACCTCCTTGTTGCGTTCATGCAGTGCCATGTCCAGGGGAGCGCTCGCCGGCTTCTTCTGCGCTGCCTTCTGCGTTTTCAGCTATCAAACAAAGACACAAATTAGTTGACAAAAGATGAACTTACGGACAGGTCAGCAACACGGACTAGCGTGCAATTAATGCTGCATGTGTAGGATTTGGGCTGTAGGTTATATTTACTCGCTGTATGGTCTTCTCAAAGTCCTGTGGCGGTTCGGGTCGCTTCATGGTGCCGCAGCTCTTCAAGCGCTCGTTGGTCTGTTCAGAAAATTGCATAAACATAATGTATATAGGTAAGTACGCTGAGCCATGATTACTTCATTAACTAACGCTGCCCTGTCTGGCGAGTCAACAAATCGACACCTCGCTACAAAGGCCGCAAGAGCCGCAGCTTGAAACAAACAGCagtgcaaatgaaaatgaaaatgaaaatgtcaaaTGAAAAGCCAAATATAATGAAAGAGCAACAAAGAAATTTCCCTAAAGCAACATTTCCGCAACAGACCGCATAATGAGTGCCTTTCCCGCAACCGTAGCCGTAACCGTAACCGGTGCCCGTTGTCGTTGCCCGTAGCCCGTAGCCAAGTTTAGAATTATTCAACATACGCGCTTTGGACCTTTCTCGCtgccagcggcagctgctgccccTCAGCTTATAAGTTGAGCGGTAGAAATAAAAAAGGTAATGAGTGCCAAAGGACAAGCACAAAGGCAGCTTGGCCATGGGTCACAATTGTCGCCAGTGCTTAGCCCAAGTCATTTTCAAAATTGACCACAACACACAAAGAATTGTGCTGGAGAGTCGGAGAGTCTGAGAGTCTCTCTGTTGCGTCGGGCGACAGCAAATTgcgcttaaatattaaatgaacaGCAAAAAggcgcaacaaaaacagcaaaaccGAAAATACGGCTAGCAAACGCCCGGACAACAACCGTAAAACACGAAAAGTTATAAACTCTCGCAGGAACAAAAAACGGACAGGAGactttgcaaaacaaaacactttgGCACGcctgaaataataaaaacaaatgcgatGTTGTCCTTGCGCTGCATGCTGCCGAAAAGACAAAAAAGGACAATCGTGTGTAGGGAATCACCGGATGCCAAACCGCACCGCaccgaaagaaaaaaaatcaaaacaacaaaagcgtaaaGCAAACGCGCAACGTTGCAAACCGAGTGGAACACACCCAAGTCCTTTCCCAAGCACAGGTGCAGAAGCTCCAAGCGCTATCTCTGCAGCTGTGCCATTGCAATTGGACAGTTCGTACTATCTGCCTCAGAGTCCTTTGCATGGCGCTTTGCTCCACGCCGTTTGCTATCAAtctctgctgcttgcttttacagttttgttttgttgagcGCTGCACTCTTGCTCTCCTGCTCTCCTGCGCGCACACAAGCCAACGCAATTAACGGTAATTGCCTTTTATCGGCTTAGCCTTGataagtttttttattttttattttgttgccacGCCCCATGGCTCGCCTCTCAACTTTTTGTAGTTGTTTTGCACATTTACGcggtttttatattttaatttaattttataagtagCATAAGCAGAGAACGGAAGAGCGAGATAGACAGCAGCGAGGGTGTGGGTCATGCTTTGAGGTTAAAAGTTTGTCATTGCAGAAATtggaaattaaacaaagcgtTTCCAAAAAAGTTTTAGCTTTGCATGCGGGCCCCGAAATGCTTTGAAGTCAGGCAACggaaatgccaaaagcaaaaaaaaaacaaaggaGAAGTCGAAATAtgataattatttatacaaattctaTTACAATTATGAATTCcacttgtatatttattatttacaaatagaTTTAAGCATATTCGTCAAAACGATCTGCCGCTCATTTACATTGTGTATCCTATGTTAGATAACGACTGTTAACTTTTACATTTATGTTAACCACTGTTCCCCCAGCAAGCTCACTGTCATCCAAATCATATCTAATAACaacttaaattttgaattcaaatttaaataacatttaaaattaaattaaattacatttcttTTAAGACTTTATTTCTGCATAACGATTGAACTTTCTCAAACGAATTCTCATTAAAATGTTACCCAAGGCGTTTGCGATTTCGTGAAAAGCTATTTTTGTGTGGCCAAAGTGTTTGCATTTcaatgtttgttgctttgtttattgacTTGGATTGAACTTACCTTCAATTGCATGCCCTCGGTTGCATTCAGTTCGTCGCCGCTTTGGCGCAGACCGTGCAGGAAGCGGGCGAAGACGGTGCGTCGCTGTTTGTGCTTGTTACGTCCCTCTGACAATAAAGTTGCccagaaacaaacaaacatgccaacggttaaataaatataaacagatgtatatacatatgtatgtatagacggcatttaattgaattaaaagccataaaaagcaaagccacaAAACCAAGCCGCAGCTCTAATTCACATGCAGCCAGACAGCTATGGTACGTGCTATTTGTGCAATCAGCCTATTTGCCTTGCCGCTTACCTGTTGCCGAAAAATCgtaaaagaaattgttgcgCGCGCCAGGATAACTGTGCTGCATGCCGTGCAGATTGAGCGCCGACTTGGAGTCGATGGCGTTGCGTGCCATGCGATTGGCCAAATCATTTTGTGTATAGCTGTAAATCTCGTTCTCCTCGCGATTCGAGAGGCAGCTTGATGGCTGtgatttgcatgcataataaatgaaaCATTGGATTAGAGCAGATGGGGTCTGATTAGCTTGCGCCCAGCCCAGCGA encodes:
- the LOC108601765 gene encoding carcinine transporter — translated: MKDKLEMENSRKSSTAPSTVYEMEVDESEFNDPFQQLMEKVGNHGRYQTFNNYVLVGGLSFSGAMIYMNIILALNIPDHWCTVPGREQTNYTLDQWRNLTLPKQTDNRGKETFSTCEMYDTNFTEIQDWTHWNMSQRSNETTVCQNGWTYDQTWYDSTIPTQENWVCAKDLFVTNVFVVGRITEVVGSFIFGQLGDSYGRRLVFYISVVFCSVGRFGTILSTSSYTWFQVMSSIVGLSVNSLFQSPQIIGMEISREEDRSRIAFFQSVGWSVGTTLMPLLFWWLRDWYSFMWLSSLPTALILIFFKFIIESPRWLISKQRFADAIVQLKKIAKINGREFDVTEKQLADIYSRNTSEATYGIASLFAGWRLARNTIIMGFSWCVVAVSYFTLVLFSSRMAGNPFLNFLYQSIVEIPAYVVGKYMGDKFGRRFTNSMSFLVSFGICLPIIALAPHEEYEWLMIFLATAIKFLNALTFFLANLQCMEIYPTCMRQTGIALGTILANAIGVLAPYLVYLGTTVDIRAPYYILGTLFLLGGTGALFLPETLHKRLPDSMEEAKNFGRHDKFFSLPKAPPAQDVKLASQPELTKLNKPEFRP